In a single window of the Bactrocera dorsalis isolate Fly_Bdor chromosome 2, ASM2337382v1, whole genome shotgun sequence genome:
- the LOC125776606 gene encoding ficolin-1-like, which produces MLRFILFLLLHYLFWFPIKNVCGDDIDSSTIYNCNFNVQIDVVKKFLEELQAARKREDDILAQITLCQAKLQSVQEQQNVRKSVPSSCLEAAAESFKSGVYNITLEKFSGTPFAVYCNEEVDYGGWLVIQRRVSDAADFDRDWLEYKNGFEVLDENYWIGLEKLHAFTSSCQHELYIELQKYSGESYYARYSEFVIGSESEGYPLKILGTYAGTAGDSLTQHVGMKFTTRDHDNDMSSTINCAVRYKGGWWFTNCVYSHLNGAYGGNWGGISLNETLKSTQMMIRPTVDCLRRMSLKAK; this is translated from the exons ATGCTCCGCTTTATATTGTTCCTGTTactacattatttattttggtttcccATTAAGAACGTTTGCGGTGATGATATAGATTCAAGCACGATTTATAACTGCAATTTTAATGTGCAAATAGATGTCGTTAAAAAGTTCCTTGAAGAATTGCAAGCTGCGCGTAAGCGAGAAGATGATATTTTGGCACAAATAACTCTCTGTCAAGCCAAACTGCAATCGGTTCAGGAACAGCAAAA tGTTCGAAAGTCGGTGCCTTCAAGCTGTTTGGAAGCAGCAGCTGAGAGCTTCAAAAGTGGTGTTTACAATATAACATTGGAGAAGTTTAGTGGCACACCGTTTGCCGTATACTGTAACGAAGAGGTGGACTATGGTGGTTGGTTGGTTATACAACGACGTGTCAGTGATGCCGCGGACTTTGATAGAGATTGGCTGGAGTATAAGAACGGTTTCGAGGTGCTGGATGAAAATTATTGGATTGGTTTGGAAAAACTACATGCCTTCACCAGTAGTTGTCAGCATGAGCTCTATATTGAATTACAGAAGTATAGTGGTGAAAGTTATTACGCGCGCTACTCGGAATTTGTAATAGGCAGTGAATCGGAGGGCTATCCTCTTAAAATATTGGGTACTTATGCAGGCACTGCTGGCGATAGCTTGACACAGCATGTGGGTATGAAGTTCACCACTCGTGATCATGATAATGACATGTCTTCCACTATTAATTGTGCTGTTCGTTACAAAGGCGGCTGGTGGTTTACAAATTGTGTCTATAG TCATCTTAATGGAGCATATGGCGGCAATTGGGGCGGCATATCTCTGAATGAAACTTTGAAATCAACGCAAATGATGATACGCCCCACAGTGGACTGCCTAAGGCGCATGTCACTAAAGGCCaaatga